In a single window of the Diachasmimorpha longicaudata isolate KC_UGA_2023 chromosome 16, iyDiaLong2, whole genome shotgun sequence genome:
- the LOC135170263 gene encoding facilitated trehalose transporter Tret1-like, protein MLGLTCDRYKFDKWPQYAAAIAINLSAVFSGMLAGWPSPTIPQLVKPDTPVGTVPMTEDQVSWLSSVAGVSSICVLPFYGWLAERFGRKTTGCFMALPAAASWLFILFANNFYHLLISRLLTGLVHGICFSLVSVYVSEIADESVRGQLGSFLGFGINLGIFITFICGATMSYHSVAICGIIVPLIFFGAFLVMPETPIYLMRKGNVEKATRSLMWLRNNDKVAVDRELLQLEKNLMEIDSKKSSRLNDLISDRGTIKGFIISLGLFGGQQTSGCSIVIVYTATIFEVAKSSLAPNSAAIIVALVQIIGSSVAPLIIDRIGRRALILLSCAGMTICHLMFFIFFTLDRHNYDVSPFSWLPLVALSIYSIAYCMGLGPAAYVVSTEVLKPDIASHGVSISLIFALLLSFVTTKFFPFVSIKFGEDYSFFILALFCIATFLFTFFLVPETKGRSMVSIFEELNGKKCDKKTANDEENFDKNSSIQT, encoded by the exons ATGTTAGGATTGACGTGTGATCGATATAAATTCGATAAATGGCCTCAATATGCAGCAGCGATAGCCA TAAATTTGTCAGCGGTATTCAGTGGAATGTTGGCAGGCTGGCCATCACCAACAATTCCTCAACTGGTTAAACCAGATACACCAGTGGGCACAGTACCAATGACAGAGGATCAAGTGTCTTGGTTATCCTCCGTTGCTGGTGTCTCATCAATATGTGTTCTTCCATTTTACGGATGGTTAGCAGAGCGTTTTGGACGGAAAACGACAGGATGTTTTATGGCTTTACCAGCAGCAGCAAGTTGGCTATTCATACTCTTCGCCAACAACTTCTACCACCTCCTCATCTCTCGTTTACTAACTGGACTCGTTCAcggaatttgtttttctctgGTGTCAGTTTACGTGTCGGAAATTGCTGATGAATCGGTCAGAGGACAGTTGGGAAGTTTTCTTGGTTTTGGAAtaaatttgggaatttttatcaCATTCATATGTGGAGCAACAATGTCTTATCATTCGGTTGCAATATGCGGAATAATTGTGCCGTTGATTTTCTTCGGGGCATTCCTGGTGATGCCCGAAACACCGATTTATCTGATGAGGAAGGGAAATGTGGAGAAAGCTACGAG GTCTCTAATGTGGCTGAGGAACAACGACAAAGTGGCTGTGGATCGTGAACTGCTGCAGCTTGAGAAGAATCTGATGGAAATTGATTCGAAGAAATCCAGTCGCCTGAATGATCTAATTAGTGACCGAGGGACAATCAAGGGATTCATCATTTCCCTGGGGCTCTTCGGTGGACAACAAACTTCTGGATGTTCAATTGTG ATTGTGTACACAGCGACGATATTTGAAGTGGCCAAGAGCTCATTGGCCCCCAATTCAGCAGCAATAATAGTTGCATTGGTTCAAATTATCGGATCATCAGTGGCTCCATTGATAATAGATCGTATTGGAAGAAGAGCTCTCATTCTGCTGTCGTGCGCTGGCATGACCATTTGTCATCTtatgttttttatatttttcacgttGGACCGACATAACTACGATGTCTCGCCATTCTCGTGGCTTCCACTTGTTGCACTGTCGATTTATTCAATTGCTTATTGCATGGGACTTGGTCCAGCTGCATATGTCGTTTCAACGGAAGTCTTGAAGCCAGATATTGCTAGTCACGGAGTCtctatttcattaatttttgccCTACTCTTGAGCTTTGTCACGACAAAATTCTttccatttgtatccattaAATTCGGTGAGGATTATTCCTTTTTTATTCTCGCTTTATTCTGCATTGCTACATTTTTGTTCACATTTTTTCTCGTTCCGGAGACCAAGGGACGATCGATGGTCTCAATATTCGAGGAATTGaacggaaaaaaatgtgataaaaaGACCGCTAATGACgaggaaaattttgataaaaattcttcaatccagacatag